In a single window of the Acyrthosiphon pisum isolate AL4f chromosome X, pea_aphid_22Mar2018_4r6ur, whole genome shotgun sequence genome:
- the LOC100569054 gene encoding uncharacterized protein LOC100569054, which yields MSHRAHNNNMSRSTKRRRVLQEIESLIHFDTDYESDPDNTHFVDPLLQEETRDVSQCFDTTIFEQNQLLEGSDIPETESILSYSNSAGDFSNLFDDSDNNTVESSSEEDNTEFSDNSPRTQLAQWAIKHNITNIAMSDLLKVLNASYDQSLPLDARTLLKTDISSNTSVNLKNMSPGFYYHFGVSNGIKNHYIIENSHINEPIKLVVGIDGLPLTKSSKSTFWPILCYIRPYSHIVFPIGLYWGNEKPQESNDYLFDFVNEIKDLINNGIEIKVSSGEFIKKQVILDVFCCDLPAKNYILKTKGHNAYFSCSRCCIEGEYVCRRVCYPDIDCPKRTHESFINKHQEEYHVGEVMSILIDIPGINIINSFSLDYLHMVCIGVTKKIITLWLKGPLHCRLNSTKCKFLNVNLLAQKLFITCDFQRKPRGVDEVFRWKATEFRTFLLYLGPVQFASIYGIEWISQNIHGLQHITDDYLLFGSLDNCSTFPFENHMKVLKKYIRKSNQPLQQAIKRYSEETKYGQKPHLINYDSNCFTFEKEHNNGPLMKLTVIY from the exons atgaGTCATCgtgctcataataataatatgagtaggtCAACAAAAAGGAGACGTGTTCTTCAAGAGATTGAGAGCTTAATACATTTTGACACTGATTATGAATCAGATCCCGATAATACACATTTTGTAGACCCATTACTACAAGAAGAAACTAGAGATGTTTCACAGTGCTTTGATACAACGATTTTTGAACAAAATCAGTTATTggaag gttcTGATATTCCCGAAACTGAAAGTATTCTATCCTATTCAAATTCTGCTGGagatttttctaatttattcgACGACAGTGATAATAATACAGTTGAAAGTTCAAGTGAAGAAGATAACACAGAATTTTCTGATAACTCACCCCGTACTCAACTCGCACAATGggctataaaacataatatcaccAATATAGCAATGTCTGATTTACTTAAAGTGTTAAATGCATCTTACGATCAATCATTACCTTTAGACGCAAGGACTCTATTAAAAACTGATATTTCTAGTAATActtctgttaatttaaaaaacatgtcACCAGGATTTTACTATCATTTTGGAGTTTCGAAtggaataaaaaatcattatattattgaaaatagtcATATTAATGAACCAATAAAACTAGTTGTAGGAATAGACGGACTACCGTTAACTAAAAGTTCCAAAAGCACGTTTTGGCCGATTTTATGCTATATTCGTCCGTATTCACACATTGTGTTTCCAATTGGACTATATTGGGGCAATGAGAAACCACAAGAaagtaatgattatttatttgattttgttaaCGAGATAAAAGATCTTATTAATAATGGAATTGAAATTAAAGTCAGTTCAGGagagtttattaaaaaacaagttattttagacgtattttgttgtgatttacctgctaaaaactacattttgaaaaccaaaGGGCACAACGCATATTTTTCATGTTCTAGGTGTTGCATAGAAGGGGAATATGTATGTAGAAGGGTGTGTTATCCTGACATAGACTGTCCTAAAAGAACTCAcgaaagttttataaataaacatcaaGAAGAATATCATGTTGGTGAGGTAATGTCAATCCTTATTGATATCCctggaattaatattattaattcattttcacTCGATTACTTACATATGGTATGCATAGgtgttactaaaaaaataattactttgtgGCTTAAAGGCCCCTTACATTGTCGTTTAAATAGTACcaaatgtaaatttttgaatgttaatttattagcacaaaaattgtttattacatgTGACTTCCAACGTAAACCTCGTGGTGTCGATGAAGTTTTTCGTTGGAAAGCTACAGAATTTCGgacttttttactttatttaggCCCTGTt CAATTTGCCTCAATTTATGGTATTGAATGGATTTCTCAAAATATACATGGCTTACAACACATCActgatgattatttattatttgggtcTTTAGATAACTGTAGTACTTTCCCATTTGAGAATCACATgaaagttcttaaaaaatatataaggaaGTCTAACCAACCATTACAACAGGCCATTAAACGTTATAGTGAAGAAACAAAATACGGACAAAAACCTCATCTAATTAACTATGATTctaattgttttacatttgaaaaagagCATAATAATGGACCTtta aTGAAGCTAACTGTTATATACTAA
- the LOC100165636 gene encoding transmembrane emp24 domain-containing protein 3-like, with protein MIPLNMKSLIGLLFLSYGICLVKPIELTFELQDKAKDCYYENIQKNTSTTLEYQVVTGGQYDVDVIIESPTREILYRQVKSQLDSHTFVAAVSGPYAICFSNEFSTFSHKIVYMHLQVGVEDPLPGIGEQVAVMTQMETTSQDIHEYLNKIINYQTHHRLKEAQSRKRAEDLNHHVALWSVTETIAILLVAIAQVYMLKRFFTEKSPTQVFYTSMY; from the exons ATGATACCGTTGAATATGAAATCACTGATCGGACTTTTATTTTTGTCGTACGGCATCTGTTTGGTGAAACCGATCGAGTTGACTTTTGAACTCCAGGACAAAGCAAAGGATTGTTACTACGAGAACATACAGAAAAATACTTCCACCACGCTGGAGTACCAA GTCGTCACTGGAGGTCAATATGATGTCGACGTGATAATCGAGTCCCCGACCAGAGAAATTCTATACAGACAAGTGAAATCGCAATTAGACAGCCATACCTTTGTAGCAGCAGTTAGTGGACCATATGCCATTTGTTTTAGTAATGAGTTCTCGACATTCTCGCACAAGATCGTGTACATGCACTTACAAGTTGGCGTGGAAGACCCACTTCCCGGTATAGGAGAACAAGTGGCTGTTATGActcag ATGGAAACAACGTCGCAAGATATTcatgaatatttaaacaaaattatcaacTATCAAACTCATCATAGATTAAAAGAGGCTCAAAGCCGTAAACGTGCTGAAGATCTGAATCACCATGTAGCGTTATGGTCAGTTACAGAAactattgcaatattattagttgCCATTGCGCAAGTCTATATGTTGAAAAgattttttacagaaaaatCCCCTACACAAGTCTTTTACACGTCaatgtattaa
- the LOC103307953 gene encoding uncharacterized protein LOC103307953, translated as MTSPCMENGKCKKNFPKPHTNDTITDIDGYPMYRRRSTENGGHTFTMRLPNFPNQVEFDNHSVKSIKYICKYVNKGSDLAIFEVQNINKNDEIARYQMGRYISSNEAIWHILSFPIHERDPAVQHLAIHLENGQRVYFTEENVLQRAFEAPKTTLTEFFTLCQKSDVFGQFAKTLVYGDVPRYFTWNKSSKKWEPRKQGKPHPSITGIFKAKTLGRLYTVHPKQRECFYLPLLLVNVPGPTSFEFLRTVNGRVFNTYQDACRELRLLEDDNHWDLTLADAALTSTPNNIRQLFAIILTTCYPSQAQTLWEKYKNCMTEDILHRIRQTNQCQNIDYTPEMYNEALVLIEDLCVLISYLPLNHYGMPSPNRSATDLVNTDLQRENQYDHGSLATIIMNSETLLTAEQKIIYDRIMLAVAAEQGGFFFLDAPGGTGKTFLISLILAKIRSQQKIALAVASSGIAATLLDGGRTAHSTFKLPLDVHNKPDAMCNIKKNSGIAVVLRKSSIIIWDECTMAHKYSLEALNRTMQDLNSNNKLFGGDILLLSGDFRQTLPVIPRSTFADEINACLKQSFLWRSVEALRLTINMRVQLQNDPSAQIFSEQLLDIGNGKIELQPNTQCIKLADNFCTVVQDKNELIQSIFPDIQNNYLNHEWLSQRAILAAKNVDVDEINFHIPHSIDTFIKS; from the exons ATGACGTCACCGTGCATGGAAAatggaaaatgtaaaaaaaacttccCAAAGCCGCATACGAATGACACGATCACGGATATTGATGGTTATCCAATGTATCGCCGCAGAAGTACTGAGAATGGTGGCCACACATTTACAATGCGACTGCCGAACTTTCCAAATCAAGTTGAGTTTGATAATCA TTCTGTTAAATcaattaagtatatttgtaaatatgtaaacaaaGGCAGTGATTTGGCCATATTTGAagtacaaaacataaataaaaatgacgaaatAGCACGATACCAAATGGGCAGATACATTAGCAGCAATGAAGCTATTTGGCATATTCTCAGCTTTCCCATCCACGAAAGAGATCCTGCTGTCCAACATCTGGCAATACATCTTGAAAACGGTCAACGTGTATACTTCACTGAAGAAAATGTTCTCCAAAGAGCATTCGAAGCTCCGAAAACGACTCTAACTGAATTTTTTACATTGTGTCAAAAATCTGATGTTTTTGGCCAATTCGCGAAGACATTGGTGTATGGTGATGTTCCACGTTATTTCACATGGAACAAATCCAGTAAAAAATGGGAGCCACGGAAACAAGGAAAACCACATCCTTCCATTACAGGCATATTCAAAGCTAAGACATTGGGGAGACTTTACACGGTACATCCAAAGCAACGTGAGTGCTTCTATTTACCTTTGTTATTGGTGAATGTTCCCGGACCAACGTCTTTTGAATTTTTACGAACAGTTAATGGTCGAGTATTCAATACATACCAGGATGCATGTCGTGAACTGCGATTGCTAGAAGACGATAACCATTGGGACTTAACGCTTGCTGATGCTGCGTTGACATCAACACCGAATAACATTCGTCAGTTGTTTGCAATTATTTTGACGACATGTTATCCCTCGCAAGCACAAACTTTgtgggaaaaatataaaaattgtatgacaGAAGACATCTTGCACCGAATTAGACAAACAAATCAATGCCAAAACATAGATTATACACCAGAGATGTACAATGAAGCATTGGTCTTGATCGAGGATCTATGTGttcttatttcatatttaccACTTAATCATTATGGTATGCCATCACCTAATCGTTCAGCCACCGACTTAGTCAATACCGATTTACAACGAGAAAATCAATATGACCATGGAAGTTTAGCAACAATTATCATGAACAGTGAAACATTACTGACAGcagaacaaaaaattatttatgatcgGATTATGCTGGCTGTTGCTGCTGAACAAggcggtttttttttcttggatGCACCCGGTGGAACCggtaagacatttttaatatcgtTGATTCTTGCCAAAATACGGTCGCAACAAAAAATCGCATTAGCAGTAGCATCGTCAGGCATTGCGGCTACTTTACTTGATGGTGGGCGAACAGCACATTCAACATTCAAGCTGCCATTGGACGTTCATAATAAACCAGATGCAATGTGTAACATCAAAAAGAATAGTGGAATAGCTGTAGTGTTGCGGAAGAGTTCTATAATAATTTGGGATGAGTGCACAATGGCACACAAATATTCACTTGAAGCATTAAACAGAACTATGCAAGATTTAAACAGCAATAATAAACTTTTCGGTGGTGATATCTTACTTTTGTCTGGTGACTTCCGGCAGACCTTACCGGTTATACCTCGCTCTACTTTCGCGGATGAGATTAATGCATGTTTGAAACAATCATTCTTATGGCGAAGTGTTGAAGCACTTCGATTGACCATAAATATGCGAGTACAATTGCAAAATGATCCATCAGCACAAATATTTTCCGAACAACTATTAGATATTGGGAACGGTAAAATAGAACTGCAACCAAATACGCAATGCATTAAACTAGCAGACAATTTTTGCACTGTTGTTCAggataaaaatgaattgattcAGAGTATTTTCCCGGATAtacagaataattatttgaatcatGAATGGCTTAGTCAACGGGCGATTTTGGCAGCCAAAAACGTTGATGTTGACGAAATTAACTTCCACATCCCACATAGCATAGatacttttattaaatcataa
- the LOC100569135 gene encoding uncharacterized protein LOC100569135 — translation MNSSQSYGVKRSLFPADIGIQDSPKHLFSAIKSASKNQTSNNKKNIEDDNTFKKSVIHQLLTLKYEMRSMDEKINIILKLAEDEKISSISQETATFSQFSQFDNELPIKTYDELIEIESKIASDKTYRSYFVQRLSSVGGKSIAAMVKRIMTMVFNPELLITFSYNGRCNKKRNFAGLLINKIIFESVFKIKKFAASDNSTNQIEQVIKYVLIQTPFKLKRQKESTIHTTVMEQS, via the exons ATGAATTCATCTCAGTCATATg GAGTAAAACGAAGCTTATTTCCAGCAGATATTGGTATCCAGGATAGTCCAAAACATCTATTCTCTG CAATTAAATCTGCATCTAAAAATCaaacatcaaataataaaaaaaatattgaagatg ataatacttttaaaaagtcaGTTATTCATCAACTTCTTACTCTAAAATATGAAATGCGCTCAatggatgaaaaaataaacataatactcAAATTAGCAGAAGatgaaaaaatatcatcaatatcACAAGAAACTGCAACATTTTCTCAATTTTCACAATTTGATAATGAATTACCTATCAAAACATATGATGAATTAATTGAAATAGAAAGTAAAATAGCTAGTGACAAGACTTATCGttcatatttt gtacaacgTCTTTCCTCTGTTGGAGGAAAATCTATTGCAGCTATGGTTAAACGGATAATGACTATGGTATTCAACCCAGaactattaataacattttcctACAATGGCCGTTGTAACAAAAAGCGAAATTTTGCTGgcttattaataaacaaaatcatttttg agtctgtattcaaaataaaaaagtttgctGCTTCAGATAACTCAACGAATCAAATAGAGCAAGTcatcaaatatgttttaattcaaacaccatttaaattaaaaaggcaAAAAGAATCTACTATTCATACCACAGTTATGGAACAATcctaa
- the LOC103307960 gene encoding uncharacterized protein LOC103307960 — translation MPPKKSNLNNASSKGSRRKRVERAQQLPEQIETRNAAQRIRTAESRARESQEQRDERMQQNITRTRAARERNIATVRERDRQRQRISRSLTRASFVRLAFEYAPDINYSAHSKIAIGRMDKVCQYCQALKFRNEGAGMCCASGKVVLSPLPAPPEPLLSLLTGNSDDSKLFLRKIRKFNSCFQMTSFGATKICDRASDGRNFETTFKIQGQVYHKIGSLMPMPDNNPKFLQIYFMGDCEERVTTRCLYNFIEQAEERAIVILLENFLEDHNQLIQLIKRVSPRLQNDNYQIVIKADKVPLGEHAGRFNAPTVDEVAVIMVGDPVDKRSIQITRRDNTVSTISDLHRSYDALQYPLIFWQGQDEYHLNIKQYDPNTGDYRNNKVSSMNYYAHRIMVRQHQDNYILRYRQLFHKYIVDMYAKVESERLRFLRFNQAKLRSEEYIHLRDAVVGNIDGNLNPNDIGNAFILPSSYIGSPWNMQEYMQDAMTYVRHYGRPDLFITFTCNPNWEEIQTLLLPGQQAIHRHDLTAQWQKRGLPHAHILVWLKDRIRPEEIDQIISAEIPDPLIDQELFDIVTKH, via the exons ATGCCACCGAAAAAATCTAACCTCAACAACGCGAGCAGCAAAGGGTCACGACGCAAACGTGTTGAAAGAGCTCAGCAATTACCAGAACAAATCGAAACAAGAAATGCAGCTCAAAGAATCAGGACTGCAGAAAGTCGTGCACGAGAATCTCAAGAACAGCGTGACGAACGTATGCAACAGAATATTACGAGAACAAGAGCGGCACGAGAACGAAACATAGCTACAGTACGAGAAAGAGATCGACAAAGGCAACGGATCAGCCGCTCATTAACACGTGCATCATTCGTTAGGCTTGCCTTTGAATATGCACCAGATATTAACTACTCAGCGCATTCAAAAATTGCTATCGGTAGAATGGATAAAGTATGTCAATATTGTCAGGCATTGAAATTTCGGAATGAAGGAGCCGGCATGTGCTGCGCATCAGGAAAAGTTGTGCTGTCACCTCTACCCGCTCCGCCGGAGCCTTTATTATCCCTTCTTACTGGCAATTCAGATgattccaaattatttttgcGTAAGATACGCAAATTTAATTCTTGCTTCCAAATGACGTCATTTGGGGCAACTAAAATTTGCGATCGTGCATCCGATGGACGTAATTTTGAAACTACATTCAAAATTCAAGGCCAGGTGTACCATAAAATCGGATCACTGATGCCAATGCCTGATAACAATCCGAAATttcttcaaatttattttatgggcGATTGTGAAGAGCGTGTGACGACTCGGTGcctgtataattttattgaacaagCAGAGGAAAGAgcaattgtgatattattggaAAATTTTTTAGAAGATCACAATCAACTAATTCAATTGATCAAAAGAGTTTCGCCACGACTGCAAAATGACAATTATCAAATCGTCATAAAAGCCGACAAAGTACCATTAGGTGAACATGCTGGTAGATTCAACGCTCCAACTGTTGATGAGGTTGCTGTTATCATGGTTGGTGATCCAGTTGACAAAAGATCTATACAAATTACACGCCGAGACAACACTGTCAGTACGATTTCGGATCTACACCGTTCATATGACGCACTACAATATCCATTGATATTTTGGCAAGGACAAGATGAATATCACCTTAATATCAAACAGTATGATCCAAATACCG gtgattaCAGAAATAATAAAGTTAGCTCAATGAACTACTACGCACACCGAATAATGGTTAGACAACATCAAGACAATTATATCCTTCGATATCGTCAGCTGTTCCATAAATACATTGTTGATATGTATGCTAAGGTTGAAAGCGAACGCTTGCGATTCCTTCGATTTAACCAGGCAAAACTACGATCGGAAGAATATATTCACTTACGAGATGCTGTTGTTGGAAACATCGATGGAAATTTAAATCCCAATGACATCGGTAATGCTTTCATTTTACCTTCAAGCTACATCGGCAGTCCATGGAACATGCAGGAATACATGCAAGATGCGATGACTTACGTACGTCATTACGGCCGACcggatttatttattacattcacATGTAATCCGAATTGGGAAGAGATACAAACTTTACTATTGCCAGGACAACAAGCCATTCATCGTCATGATTTAACTGCAC AGTGGCAAAAGCGAGGTTTGCCTCATGCCCACATTTTGGTTTGGCTTAAAGATAGAATCCGTCCTGAAGAAATCGATCAAATAATTTCAGCCGAAATTCCAGACCCATTAATTGATCAAGAATTATTTGATATTGTCACCAAACACTGA